The following coding sequences lie in one Burkholderia cepacia genomic window:
- a CDS encoding glycosyltransferase family 4 protein, translating to MRIAQIAPLHEAVPPKLYGGTERVVSYLTEALVEMGHDVTLFASGDSQTSAKLEACWPQALRLDPTIRDVMAPHMLLLEQVRRRAEEFDVLHCHIDYYPFSLFSRQPVPHLTTMHGRLDLPELQPIFNAFSDVPVVSISDNQRIPLPQANWLSTVYHGLPENLLTPIPNVKPSYLAFLGRISPEKRVDTAIRIAEQAGLPIKIAAKLDKADRAYYEEKIKPLFALPHVEYIGEISESEKAEFLGNAHALLFPIDWPEPFGLVMIEAMACGTPVIAFKRGSVPEVIDNGVSGFVVEDELSAVAALKRLDTLPREKVRAAFEARFSSKVMAQNYVKGYEELLRQKRRTVLREVNAS from the coding sequence ATGCGAATCGCCCAAATCGCTCCGTTGCACGAAGCGGTGCCCCCGAAACTGTACGGTGGTACCGAGCGAGTGGTGTCCTACCTCACCGAAGCACTTGTCGAGATGGGGCATGACGTCACGCTCTTCGCGAGCGGCGATTCGCAAACTTCCGCGAAGCTCGAAGCGTGCTGGCCGCAGGCGCTGCGCCTCGACCCGACGATCCGCGACGTGATGGCGCCGCACATGCTGCTCCTCGAGCAGGTGCGCCGCCGCGCGGAAGAGTTCGATGTCCTGCACTGCCACATCGACTACTACCCGTTCTCGCTGTTTTCGCGCCAGCCGGTCCCGCATCTGACGACGATGCACGGCCGTCTCGACCTGCCGGAACTGCAGCCGATCTTCAATGCATTCAGCGACGTGCCGGTCGTGTCGATCTCCGACAACCAGCGCATCCCGCTGCCGCAGGCGAACTGGCTGTCGACCGTGTACCACGGCCTGCCGGAAAACCTGCTGACGCCGATCCCGAACGTGAAGCCGAGCTACCTGGCGTTCCTCGGCCGCATCTCGCCGGAGAAGCGCGTCGATACGGCGATCCGCATCGCCGAACAGGCCGGCCTGCCGATCAAGATCGCCGCGAAGCTCGACAAGGCTGATCGCGCGTACTACGAAGAGAAGATCAAGCCGCTGTTCGCGCTGCCGCACGTCGAGTACATCGGCGAAATCAGCGAGTCGGAAAAGGCCGAATTCCTCGGCAACGCACATGCGCTGCTGTTCCCGATCGACTGGCCGGAGCCCTTCGGCCTGGTGATGATCGAGGCGATGGCATGCGGCACGCCGGTGATCGCGTTCAAGCGCGGCTCGGTGCCCGAAGTGATCGACAATGGCGTGTCGGGCTTCGTCGTCGAAGACGAACTGTCGGCCGTCGCGGCGCTCAAGCGCCTCGATACGCTGCCGCGCGAGAAGGTTCGCGCCGCGTTCGAAGCACGTTTCTCGTCGAAGGTGATGGCGCAGAACTACGTGAAGGGCTACGAGGAACTGCTGCGCCAGAAGCGCCGCACGGTGCTCCGCGAAGTCAACGCAAGCTGA
- a CDS encoding DUF2214 family protein, which yields MIVRWLLAAIHLSAFGVAFAAIAGRNRALRRLIASAQAADLPGVFKADAAWGLSALVLIVTGLTRAFGGFEKGGAYYLHAPLFHLKMTALVLILLLEVVPMLGLIRWRAAARRQQMPDLGRARTYVRIGHWQALLVIVIVFAASGMARGIGLAG from the coding sequence ATGATCGTCCGCTGGTTGCTGGCCGCCATTCACCTGAGTGCATTCGGCGTCGCGTTTGCCGCGATCGCGGGGCGTAACCGCGCATTGCGCCGGCTCATCGCGTCCGCGCAGGCGGCCGACCTGCCCGGCGTATTCAAGGCGGATGCCGCGTGGGGGCTATCGGCGCTCGTGCTGATCGTCACGGGCCTCACGCGCGCGTTCGGCGGTTTCGAGAAGGGCGGCGCGTACTACCTGCACGCGCCGCTCTTTCACCTGAAGATGACCGCGCTCGTGCTGATCCTGCTGCTCGAGGTCGTGCCGATGCTGGGGTTGATCCGCTGGCGTGCGGCCGCGCGGCGACAGCAGATGCCCGATCTCGGCCGGGCGCGCACTTATGTGCGGATCGGCCATTGGCAGGCCCTGCTGGTGATCGTCATCGTGTTCGCCGCGTCGGGGATGGCGCGGGGGATTGGGCTGGCCGGGTAG
- the gudD gene encoding glucarate dehydratase: MNAVTASPSHDTPRIVDLQAIPVAGHDSMLLNLSGAHGPFFTRNLVILKDSAGRTGVGEVPGGESIRRTLDDARALVVGQPVGNYHAVLNDVRRTFADRDSSGRGLQTFDLRTTIHAVTALEAALLDLLGQHLGVPVAALLGEGQQRERVEMLGYLFYIGDRTKTALAYRDGSGATDDWTRVRDEAALTPEAVVRLAEAAHARYGFNDFKLKGGVFEGAREIEAVTALAERFPDARVTLDPNGAWSLDEAVRLCRDQHHVLAYAEDPCGAENGYSGREVMAEFRRATGLPTATNMIATDWRQMGHAVQLQAVDIPLADPHFWTMQGSVRVAQMCRDWGLTWGSHSNNHFDVSLAMFTHVAAAAPGQVTAIDTHWIWQDGERLTREPLKIENGLVEVPKRPGLGVDIDMDAVAVAHELYKQHGLGARDDAAAMQYLIPGWTFNNKRPCLVR, translated from the coding sequence ATGAACGCCGTCACCGCCTCGCCTTCCCACGACACGCCGCGCATCGTCGACCTGCAAGCGATTCCCGTCGCCGGCCACGACAGCATGCTGCTCAACCTGAGCGGCGCGCACGGTCCGTTCTTCACCCGCAACCTCGTGATCCTGAAGGACAGCGCGGGCCGAACCGGCGTCGGTGAAGTGCCGGGCGGCGAAAGCATCCGCCGCACGCTCGACGATGCGCGCGCACTCGTCGTCGGCCAGCCGGTCGGCAATTACCACGCGGTGCTCAACGACGTGCGGCGCACCTTCGCCGATCGCGATTCAAGCGGCCGCGGGCTGCAGACCTTCGACCTGCGCACGACGATCCATGCGGTCACCGCACTCGAAGCCGCGCTGCTCGACCTGCTCGGCCAGCATCTCGGCGTGCCGGTCGCCGCCCTGCTCGGCGAAGGCCAGCAGCGCGAGCGCGTCGAAATGCTCGGCTACCTGTTCTATATCGGCGACCGCACGAAAACCGCACTCGCCTATCGCGACGGCAGCGGCGCGACCGACGACTGGACGCGCGTGCGCGACGAAGCCGCACTGACGCCCGAGGCCGTCGTGCGGCTCGCCGAGGCCGCGCATGCACGCTACGGCTTCAACGACTTCAAGCTGAAGGGCGGCGTGTTCGAAGGCGCACGCGAGATCGAGGCCGTGACGGCGCTCGCCGAACGCTTCCCCGACGCGCGCGTGACGCTCGACCCGAACGGCGCATGGTCGCTCGACGAAGCCGTGCGGCTGTGCCGCGATCAGCATCACGTGCTCGCGTATGCGGAGGATCCGTGCGGCGCGGAGAACGGTTACTCGGGCCGCGAGGTGATGGCCGAATTCCGCCGTGCGACGGGGCTGCCGACGGCGACCAACATGATTGCGACCGACTGGCGGCAGATGGGCCACGCGGTGCAGCTGCAGGCCGTCGACATCCCGCTCGCCGACCCGCACTTCTGGACCATGCAGGGCTCGGTACGCGTCGCGCAGATGTGCCGCGACTGGGGTCTGACGTGGGGTTCGCATTCGAACAACCACTTCGACGTGTCGCTCGCGATGTTCACGCATGTCGCGGCCGCCGCGCCCGGTCAGGTCACGGCGATCGACACGCACTGGATCTGGCAGGACGGCGAACGGCTGACGCGCGAGCCGCTGAAGATCGAGAACGGACTGGTGGAAGTGCCGAAGCGGCCGGGTCTCGGCGTCGACATCGACATGGATGCCGTCGCGGTCGCGCACGAGCTGTACAAGCAGCACGGCCTTGGCGCCCGCGACGATGCAGCGGCCATGCAGTATCTGATTCCGGGGTGGACGTTCAACAACAAACGGCCCTGCCTCGTGCGCTGA
- a CDS encoding FadR/GntR family transcriptional regulator — MSVPTLPAAPRRRARSLAQDVVDALTAQIENGTLRPGDKLPTETEVMAAQGVSRTVVREAISRMQASGLVETRHGIGSFVLEPSRRQTLGIDPATITTLRDVLAVLELRISLESECASLAAQRANDTDLAALRRALDAIATGAGGGRDTAQLDFQFHLQIAQSTGNRYFVDIMTQLGTSIIPRTRVNSARFAGDDLERYVGRLNHEHEDIYEAIARHDPEAARAAMRTHLTNSRERLRRAHEAAEAEAS, encoded by the coding sequence ATGTCCGTGCCTACGCTTCCCGCAGCGCCGCGCCGTCGCGCACGCAGCCTCGCACAAGATGTCGTCGACGCGCTGACCGCGCAGATCGAAAACGGCACGCTGCGTCCCGGCGACAAGCTGCCGACCGAAACCGAAGTCATGGCGGCGCAGGGCGTAAGCCGCACGGTCGTGCGCGAGGCGATCTCGCGGATGCAGGCGAGCGGCCTCGTCGAGACGCGCCACGGTATCGGCAGCTTCGTGCTGGAGCCGTCGCGCCGGCAGACGCTCGGCATCGATCCCGCGACGATCACGACGCTGCGCGACGTGCTCGCGGTGCTGGAGCTTCGCATCAGCCTCGAGAGCGAGTGCGCGAGCCTGGCCGCGCAGCGCGCCAACGATACCGACCTCGCCGCGCTGCGACGGGCGCTCGACGCGATCGCGACGGGGGCGGGCGGCGGGCGCGACACCGCGCAGCTCGACTTCCAGTTCCACCTGCAGATCGCACAATCGACCGGCAACCGCTATTTCGTCGACATCATGACGCAGCTCGGCACGTCGATCATCCCGCGCACGCGCGTGAATTCGGCACGCTTCGCCGGCGACGACCTCGAGCGCTACGTCGGCCGGCTGAACCACGAGCACGAGGATATCTACGAAGCGATCGCGCGCCACGACCCGGAAGCCGCGCGCGCCGCGATGCGCACGCACCTCACGAACAGCCGCGAGCGGCTGCGTCGCGCGCACGAAGCGGCCGAAGCCGAGGCCAGCTGA
- a CDS encoding branched-chain amino acid ABC transporter substrate-binding protein, translating to MKFRHSLLSVSIASALALLSQQAAQAADATDVKVGFAAPLTGVNAGYGKDLQNGVQLALDDAAAQKVQIAGKPAHFNLVVQDDQADPRIGVQAAQALVDQNVSVVVGHFNSGTTIPASVVYDKSGIPVIDPAATNPTLTSRGLANMFMVIATDGQNAGNAGKYAVDVTKAKRIAIIDDRTAFGQGEADEFEKAVKAAGGNIIGREFTSNQAVDFRAQITSLKGKNPDLIFFGGLDSLAANFIKQMRQLGLNAQFVGGGGVKDNEFIKIAGPAAEGAMAWEYGRPLDELPQGKDFEQRFKKRFGVDVLSYAQFGYDAAWAAIKAMQAAGSTDPKVYRPALKKIDFEGVTGRISFANDGSLKSGMSTLYQVKSGAWKTITTKGG from the coding sequence ATGAAATTCCGTCATTCCCTGCTGTCGGTGTCGATTGCATCCGCGCTTGCCCTCCTCTCGCAACAGGCCGCTCAAGCTGCCGACGCAACCGATGTGAAGGTCGGCTTCGCCGCGCCGCTCACGGGCGTGAACGCCGGATACGGCAAGGATCTGCAGAACGGCGTGCAACTCGCGCTCGACGATGCGGCCGCGCAGAAGGTGCAGATCGCCGGCAAGCCCGCGCACTTCAATCTCGTCGTGCAGGACGACCAGGCCGACCCTCGCATCGGCGTGCAGGCCGCGCAGGCGCTGGTCGACCAGAACGTGTCGGTCGTGGTCGGTCACTTCAACTCGGGGACGACGATTCCGGCTTCGGTCGTCTACGACAAGTCCGGCATCCCGGTGATCGACCCGGCGGCGACCAACCCGACGCTCACCTCACGCGGGCTCGCGAACATGTTCATGGTGATCGCGACCGACGGCCAGAACGCCGGCAACGCGGGCAAGTACGCGGTCGACGTGACGAAGGCGAAGCGCATCGCGATCATCGACGACCGCACCGCGTTCGGCCAGGGCGAGGCCGACGAGTTCGAGAAGGCCGTGAAGGCCGCCGGCGGGAACATCATCGGCCGCGAGTTCACCAGCAACCAGGCGGTCGACTTCCGCGCGCAAATCACGAGCCTGAAGGGCAAGAATCCCGATCTGATCTTTTTCGGCGGGCTCGACTCGCTCGCCGCGAACTTCATCAAGCAGATGCGCCAGCTCGGGCTGAACGCGCAGTTCGTCGGCGGCGGCGGGGTGAAGGACAACGAGTTCATCAAGATCGCGGGCCCGGCCGCCGAAGGCGCGATGGCCTGGGAGTACGGCCGGCCGCTCGACGAGCTGCCGCAGGGGAAGGATTTCGAACAGCGCTTCAAGAAGCGCTTCGGCGTCGACGTGCTGTCGTATGCGCAGTTCGGCTATGACGCGGCGTGGGCCGCGATCAAGGCGATGCAGGCGGCCGGCTCGACCGACCCGAAGGTCTATCGCCCGGCGCTGAAGAAGATCGACTTCGAAGGCGTCACCGGCCGCATCTCGTTCGCAAACGACGGTTCGCTGAAGAGCGGGATGTCGACGCTGTACCAGGTGAAGAGTGGCGCGTGGAAGACGATCACGACGAAGGGAGGCTGA
- a CDS encoding phosphocholine-specific phospholipase C codes for MTRSNRRDFLRVAAGTAGAAALNLFPPVIRDALAIPANRRTGTIRDIEHIVILMQENRSFDHYFGTMRGVRGFGDPRPLRLANGKSVFHQPVGPAELLPFHPGADKLGLQFLQDLPHGWQDMHAAWNKGRYDQWVPNKGTTTMAYLKRDDIPFHYQLADAFTICDAYHCAIPSSTDPNRYYMWTGYVGNDGTGGGPVLGNEEKGYGWTTYPEVLEQAGVSWKIYQDVGTGLDANGSWGWTQNPYIGNYGDNSLLYFNQYRTALPGTPLYDKARTGTNISAGGTLFDVLQQDVKNGTLPQVSWICAPEAYSEHPNWPANYGAWYIEQVLKALVSNPEVWSKTALFITYDENDGFFDHVQPPFAPQSRDNGLSTVATTNEVFAGDASHMAGPYGLGPRVPMLVVSPWTKGGWVCSQTFDHTSLLQFIEARFGAQYPVTAANVSPWRRTVCGDLTAAFDFATSDAAWPTLPDTSSYAPPDRLRHPDYIPVPPALQKLPKQEAGLRPARALPYELFVHGRVESVNGLFRLTFANTGRAGAAFQVQARNRLDGPWAYTVEAGKRIADTWSAAASLGLYDLDVYGPNGFYCHFRGPFATGIGSANVNPEVVYGYDVANGNITLRLMNRGHKAVRLKVTNAYGHGRSRTFDLAPGAHVDDYWDLRGSHGWYDLTVSDGRLLGFLRRFAGHVETGRPSTSDPLIRTHASHDDTEAASDALSD; via the coding sequence ATGACCCGATCGAACCGTCGTGACTTCCTGCGCGTCGCCGCCGGCACTGCCGGCGCTGCCGCGCTGAACCTGTTTCCGCCCGTGATCCGCGATGCGCTCGCGATTCCCGCGAACCGCCGCACCGGCACCATCCGCGATATCGAACACATCGTGATCCTGATGCAGGAGAACCGTTCGTTCGACCACTACTTCGGCACGATGCGCGGTGTCCGCGGCTTTGGTGACCCGCGCCCGCTGCGCCTCGCGAACGGCAAGTCGGTGTTCCACCAGCCGGTCGGCCCGGCCGAACTGCTGCCGTTCCATCCTGGCGCCGACAAGCTCGGCCTGCAGTTCCTGCAGGACCTGCCGCACGGCTGGCAGGACATGCACGCTGCGTGGAACAAGGGCCGCTACGACCAGTGGGTGCCGAACAAGGGCACCACGACGATGGCGTACCTGAAACGCGACGACATCCCGTTTCACTACCAGCTCGCCGATGCGTTCACGATCTGCGACGCCTACCACTGCGCGATCCCGAGCTCGACCGACCCGAACCGCTACTACATGTGGACGGGCTACGTCGGCAACGACGGCACCGGCGGCGGCCCGGTGCTCGGCAACGAGGAAAAGGGCTACGGCTGGACGACCTATCCGGAAGTGCTCGAACAGGCCGGCGTGTCGTGGAAGATCTACCAGGACGTCGGCACGGGGCTCGACGCGAACGGCTCGTGGGGCTGGACGCAGAACCCGTACATCGGCAACTACGGCGACAACTCGCTGCTCTACTTCAACCAGTACCGCACCGCGCTGCCCGGCACGCCGCTGTACGACAAGGCGCGCACCGGCACCAACATCAGCGCCGGCGGCACGCTGTTCGACGTGCTGCAGCAGGACGTGAAGAACGGCACGTTGCCGCAGGTGTCGTGGATCTGCGCGCCGGAAGCGTATTCCGAGCACCCGAACTGGCCCGCGAACTACGGCGCGTGGTACATCGAGCAGGTGCTGAAGGCGCTCGTGTCGAATCCGGAAGTGTGGAGCAAGACCGCGCTGTTCATCACGTACGACGAAAACGACGGCTTCTTCGACCACGTGCAGCCGCCGTTCGCGCCGCAGTCGCGCGACAACGGGCTGTCGACGGTCGCGACGACCAACGAGGTGTTCGCCGGCGACGCGTCGCACATGGCCGGCCCGTACGGGCTCGGGCCGCGCGTGCCGATGCTCGTCGTGTCGCCGTGGACCAAGGGCGGCTGGGTCTGCTCGCAGACCTTCGATCACACGTCGCTGCTGCAATTCATCGAGGCACGATTCGGCGCGCAATACCCGGTCACGGCCGCCAACGTGTCGCCGTGGCGCCGGACGGTGTGCGGCGACCTGACCGCCGCGTTCGACTTCGCGACGTCCGATGCCGCCTGGCCGACGCTGCCCGACACGAGCAGCTACGCGCCGCCCGACCGCCTGCGTCACCCCGACTACATCCCGGTGCCGCCGGCGCTGCAGAAGCTGCCGAAGCAGGAGGCCGGGCTGCGTCCGGCGCGCGCGCTGCCGTACGAGCTGTTCGTGCACGGCCGCGTCGAATCGGTCAACGGCCTGTTCCGGCTGACCTTCGCGAACACGGGCCGCGCGGGCGCCGCGTTCCAGGTGCAGGCGCGCAACCGCCTCGACGGCCCGTGGGCATACACGGTCGAAGCCGGCAAGCGGATCGCCGACACGTGGAGCGCGGCAGCATCGCTCGGCCTGTACGACCTCGACGTGTATGGCCCGAACGGCTTCTACTGCCATTTCCGCGGCCCGTTCGCGACCGGCATCGGCAGCGCGAACGTGAACCCCGAGGTGGTCTACGGCTATGACGTCGCGAACGGCAACATCACGCTGCGCCTGATGAACCGCGGCCACAAGGCCGTGCGGCTCAAGGTCACGAACGCGTACGGCCACGGCCGCTCGCGCACGTTCGATCTCGCGCCGGGCGCGCACGTCGACGACTACTGGGACCTGCGCGGCAGCCACGGCTGGTACGACCTGACCGTCAGCGACGGCCGGCTGCTCGGGTTCCTGCGCCGCTTCGCGGGCCACGTCGAAACGGGCCGCCCGAGCACCAGCGATCCGCTGATCCGCACGCACGCGTCGCACGACGACACCGAAGCCGCATCGGACGCGCTGTCCGACTGA
- the pdxY gene encoding pyridoxal kinase PdxY: MKNVLSIQSHVIYGHAGNSAAVFPMQRLGVNVWPLNTVQLSNHMQYGHWAGSAIDAAKMEQLVDGIAAIGALKRCDAVLSGFLGSPPQARAAVEIVRSVKAMNPDAWYFCDPAMGQTGGIRPEPGVEEFIVQEMPALADGMSPNHTELQKLAGRRIETVAEAVDACRALIRRGPQIILVKHLHDRNSPADRFNMLAVTETEAWIGQRPLYAFPRHPVGVGDLTSAIFVACRLRGDSVRAAFEHTLAAVHAVVKATYDARRYELELVAAQDEIARPSEWFGAWVTDA; this comes from the coding sequence ATGAAAAACGTCCTCAGCATTCAGTCGCACGTCATCTACGGCCATGCCGGCAACAGTGCGGCCGTGTTCCCGATGCAGCGCCTGGGCGTCAACGTCTGGCCGCTCAACACCGTCCAGCTGTCGAATCACATGCAGTACGGCCATTGGGCCGGCAGCGCGATCGATGCCGCGAAGATGGAACAGCTCGTCGACGGGATCGCCGCGATCGGCGCACTCAAGCGCTGCGACGCCGTGCTGTCCGGCTTCCTCGGTTCGCCGCCGCAGGCACGCGCGGCCGTCGAGATCGTCCGCTCGGTGAAGGCGATGAATCCCGACGCATGGTACTTCTGCGATCCCGCGATGGGCCAGACGGGTGGCATCCGGCCCGAGCCCGGCGTCGAGGAATTCATCGTGCAGGAAATGCCGGCGCTCGCGGACGGCATGTCGCCAAACCATACCGAACTGCAGAAGCTCGCCGGGCGGCGCATCGAGACCGTCGCCGAAGCCGTCGACGCGTGCCGCGCGCTGATCCGTCGCGGCCCGCAGATCATCCTCGTCAAGCACCTGCACGACCGCAACAGTCCGGCCGACCGCTTCAACATGCTCGCCGTCACCGAAACCGAAGCGTGGATCGGCCAGCGCCCGCTGTACGCATTTCCGCGCCATCCGGTCGGCGTCGGCGACCTGACCAGTGCGATCTTCGTCGCCTGCCGGCTGCGCGGCGACTCCGTGCGCGCCGCGTTCGAGCACACGCTCGCGGCCGTGCATGCGGTCGTGAAGGCCACCTACGATGCGCGTCGCTACGAACTCGAACTCGTCGCCGCGCAGGACGAGATCGCCCGCCCGAGCGAATGGTTCGGCGCGTGGGTGACCGACGCCTGA
- a CDS encoding LLM class flavin-dependent oxidoreductase, translated as MTPFSVLDLAPIPAGADASQAFRNTVDLAQHAERWGYQRYWLAEHHNMPGIASAATAVVIGHVAGATRTIRVGSGGIMLPNHAPLVIAEQFGTLASLYPGRIDLGLGRAPGTDQTTSRALRRDLIGSADSFPDDVAELQRYFAEPVPGQRVRAVPGAGLDVPVWLLGSSLFSAQLAAMLGLPFAFASHFAPDYLMRALEIYRAQYRPSAAWPKPHAMVGVNVFVADTDDEARRLFTSLQQQFINLRRGTPGKLPPPVDVLEANELELATVAHSLSFAAVGSRDTVRDKLRDRIAQTGADELIVTAQIYDHAARLRSFELTAQIRDELASEAR; from the coding sequence ATGACACCGTTTTCCGTACTCGATCTCGCCCCCATTCCGGCCGGCGCCGACGCCTCGCAAGCGTTCCGTAACACCGTCGATCTCGCGCAGCACGCGGAACGCTGGGGCTACCAGCGCTACTGGCTGGCCGAGCATCACAACATGCCGGGTATCGCGAGTGCGGCCACCGCCGTCGTGATCGGTCATGTCGCGGGCGCGACGCGGACGATCCGCGTGGGCTCGGGCGGCATCATGCTGCCGAACCACGCGCCGCTCGTGATCGCCGAGCAATTCGGCACGCTGGCCTCGCTGTATCCGGGGCGCATCGACCTTGGCCTCGGCCGTGCGCCCGGCACCGACCAGACCACGTCGCGCGCGCTGCGCCGCGACCTGATCGGCAGCGCCGACTCGTTTCCGGACGACGTCGCCGAGCTGCAGCGCTACTTCGCGGAGCCGGTGCCCGGCCAGCGCGTACGCGCGGTGCCCGGCGCCGGGCTCGACGTGCCGGTGTGGCTGCTGGGTTCGAGTTTGTTCAGTGCCCAGCTCGCCGCGATGCTCGGGCTGCCGTTCGCCTTCGCGTCGCACTTCGCGCCGGACTACCTGATGCGCGCGCTCGAGATCTATCGCGCACAGTACCGGCCGTCGGCTGCGTGGCCGAAGCCGCACGCGATGGTCGGCGTCAACGTGTTCGTCGCCGATACCGACGACGAGGCACGGCGCCTGTTTACGTCGCTGCAGCAGCAGTTCATCAACCTGCGGCGCGGCACGCCGGGCAAGCTGCCGCCGCCCGTCGACGTGCTCGAGGCGAACGAGCTCGAGCTCGCGACCGTCGCGCATTCGCTGTCGTTCGCGGCGGTCGGCTCGCGCGACACGGTGCGCGACAAGCTGCGCGACCGCATCGCGCAAACCGGCGCCGACGAGTTGATCGTCACCGCGCAGATCTACGATCACGCCGCGCGGCTGCGCTCGTTCGAACTGACCGCGCAGATTCGCGACGAGCTCGCGAGCGAGGCGCGCTGA
- the hpnI gene encoding bacteriohopanetetrol glucosamine biosynthesis glycosyltransferase HpnI, whose protein sequence is MTPTATLLDWLLIVFTLAAAGYALVAAFAPRPRTPRTAARDGFEPVSVLKPLCGAEPHLYENLATFCEQRHPRYEVLFGVASSADPAIAVVERLRADYPECDITLVIDARVHGKNLKVSNLINLAARAKYGRIVIADSDIAVQPDYLERVTAPLADVSVGVVTCLYHARSVGGFWTRIGAQFVDAWFAPSVRITHLGRSSRFGFGATLALTRDTLDRIGGFYALKDELADDFWLAELPRRLGRRTVLSEVEVATDVIEPSFGPLWHRETRWLRTIRSLNPAGFAFLFITFTVPWLAIGAALALRLDGTFAGTLAGGAAVVGAFGRLVLHARGEDGWRAFWRDLPLVAVRDTLLALEWLAAAFGTHVVWRGARMTVVGGERATAAVEAVDGR, encoded by the coding sequence ATGACGCCAACCGCAACGCTGCTCGACTGGCTCCTGATCGTGTTCACGCTGGCCGCGGCCGGCTATGCGCTCGTCGCCGCGTTCGCACCGCGGCCGCGTACGCCGCGCACTGCCGCGCGCGACGGTTTCGAGCCGGTCAGCGTGCTCAAGCCGCTGTGCGGCGCGGAGCCGCACCTGTACGAAAACCTCGCGACGTTCTGCGAGCAGCGCCATCCGCGCTACGAGGTGCTGTTCGGCGTCGCGTCGTCGGCCGATCCGGCGATCGCCGTCGTCGAGCGGCTGCGCGCCGACTATCCCGAGTGCGACATCACGCTGGTGATCGACGCGCGCGTGCACGGCAAGAACCTGAAGGTCAGCAACCTGATCAATCTCGCCGCGCGCGCGAAATACGGCCGCATCGTGATCGCGGACAGCGATATCGCGGTGCAGCCCGACTATCTGGAGCGCGTGACGGCGCCGCTCGCCGACGTGTCGGTCGGTGTCGTCACGTGCCTGTATCATGCGCGCAGCGTCGGCGGGTTCTGGACGCGGATCGGTGCGCAATTCGTCGACGCATGGTTCGCGCCGTCGGTGCGGATCACGCACCTCGGCCGCTCGAGCCGCTTCGGCTTCGGTGCGACGCTTGCGCTGACGCGTGACACGCTCGACCGGATCGGCGGCTTTTACGCACTGAAGGACGAGCTGGCCGACGATTTCTGGCTGGCCGAATTGCCGCGCCGCCTCGGGCGGCGCACCGTGCTGTCTGAGGTCGAGGTCGCGACCGACGTGATCGAGCCGTCGTTCGGGCCGCTGTGGCACCGCGAGACGCGCTGGCTGCGCACGATCCGTTCGCTGAATCCGGCCGGCTTCGCGTTTCTGTTCATTACGTTTACGGTGCCGTGGCTCGCGATCGGCGCGGCGCTCGCGCTGCGTCTCGACGGCACCTTCGCCGGCACGCTGGCGGGCGGGGCGGCCGTGGTCGGTGCATTCGGGCGGCTGGTGCTGCACGCGCGCGGCGAAGATGGCTGGCGCGCGTTCTGGCGCGACCTGCCGCTCGTCGCGGTGCGCGACACGCTGCTGGCGCTCGAGTGGCTCGCGGCAGCGTTCGGCACGCACGTCGTATGGCGCGGCGCAAGGATGACGGTCGTCGGCGGTGAACGCGCGACCGCCGCAGTGGAAGCAGTGGACGGCCGCTAG